One genomic window of Gracilinema caldarium DSM 7334 includes the following:
- a CDS encoding translocation/assembly module TamB domain-containing protein, with product MESARVVATGKIRKLLTEFFLFFIVLILLIFFVFLVKQGLMQLSKEIQNSILEQLEQQYTIHLSYRSLGPSLFATIDIRDLEIRSKEDNHPIIKVKRIRIGYSLFQLVRGNVIESFQSLRLEKPLIAIDMERDQFLLQRVFKTQNNQKSSPPSLIKLLSEISFKKGIQIRLINGELHFSSATTDFKVQQISLNGRVLKDEFQVKSKLTMVMLCPELSTEQISSSLEIQGALSLRTLSGSLQARLAQLKTTLFTIKTIGIQANFTSEKLNLYKLRDFLPYNFEIIYNVNEKKIEGSVEFADFTPNMLINGASAWTHVAPWLTATCSGSIQFNYTLGNDVHYKVSVNALTPFPWVDTRAQINISGIGSQIHIQDITLHSNRGTIKYSGDINLQMKNITGNVTIQKVLSPTNIPIDGTFTITTQGSDYYIFGESLTLGEAQFSAVDAHINQNGKYYTWDISALHFIDETSYENVRVARIFSDGIFDPSDFLFQGTFKIDGLELSVIYNDIVQAFIGSLPQISKESLEPWAATTELFVTYNGKHISYSSPRLILYNQNDNMAAIIASIAGTEHQINIQNGQILLKQLQLYFNSNLDFTDINSIKIDTNLTYEKVVYSVLIEVLDLNTITLQGSYGLTGSFIRITDGSWSGFCKSDTIPIPIESYRMLLSFDIDFKFLDPKQWNLQLHKLVLSDIPNFNKQPFSVSCTGEANPQGIQLQNVTYQDSGGILSGIFTASWEHNFTNIVIISRLSDIQNSERYEITLKGLASGELEGRFYVSRANLNRFYVTSFNPIFTGELRFIWSSIDNFSIDWKIASLKARLFDQDTLVSSSGSLSPEGLEISNTTIAYGDLQVDINNLELNRIQKTLSMNSRIRGILLSRSIDIYNKVDLHFSDVPTVQALLQQPLQPLSYEGSIVVTQGFYDRWHIDQPIPLAVTAQGGAFSFRGGQNNAIRAELGTDGAFYLAFSQPLPLRGAITGSLNKGMIDAKTNKLYVDVSALWGLLPKNFPLQITSGFATVTVDIKGPITDPLLYGTASASSVRMAIPDWIQEELGPTDVTITFQDTSMNFTPVLLPVGKGKASVKGSMIFERWLPSNYFFQIAVKEPEAILFKTDLLGIKAKGKTWGILDIKSEDGLFSVTGDLAVSETLIMYSGNQSTENLDIASPFAIESLITLRTGKKVEFIWPNTNFPILRAYSDLGSIIQIKSNSETRKYSVKGNVNLRGGEVFYFQRSFYIRSGQLTFNENEIRFDPRVALRAEIRDRLNSSPVIISLIIDNAPLSNFSPRFLSDPPLSQVDIFALLGQNVTGTSINNQEKSFQDAVLNASSDVIAQFNVVRSFEQDIRESLNLDMFSIRTQILQNTILQASGLVDRPVDRTSSLGNYFDNTTLYVGKYFGPDFFVHSMVSLRYNSDNENTLLGGLTIEPEIGAELRSPLFTINWNFVPKEGDRLFINSQSVTISWKWSF from the coding sequence ATGGAGTCAGCAAGAGTGGTAGCAACAGGTAAAATAAGAAAACTATTAACTGAGTTTTTCCTCTTTTTCATAGTTCTTATTTTGCTGATATTTTTTGTTTTTTTGGTCAAACAAGGGTTAATGCAGCTTTCAAAAGAAATACAAAATTCAATTCTTGAGCAACTAGAACAGCAATATACCATACATCTATCCTATCGATCTTTGGGTCCATCACTGTTTGCAACCATAGATATACGGGATTTAGAGATTCGATCAAAAGAAGATAATCATCCTATAATCAAGGTTAAACGGATAAGAATTGGCTATTCCTTATTCCAATTAGTACGGGGCAACGTTATTGAAAGTTTTCAGTCTTTACGCTTGGAAAAGCCGCTTATTGCAATCGATATGGAAAGAGATCAGTTCTTATTACAGAGGGTGTTTAAAACCCAAAACAATCAAAAAAGTAGTCCCCCCTCTCTTATTAAATTATTGAGTGAAATTTCTTTTAAAAAAGGGATTCAAATTCGGTTGATAAATGGAGAATTGCATTTTTCCTCTGCAACAACAGATTTCAAAGTACAACAAATATCGCTTAATGGAAGGGTTCTGAAAGATGAATTTCAGGTTAAAAGTAAACTTACTATGGTTATGCTTTGTCCAGAATTATCCACAGAACAAATAAGCAGTTCCTTAGAGATTCAGGGTGCTCTTTCATTACGAACCCTATCTGGCTCCTTACAAGCCAGACTTGCACAGCTAAAGACTACGTTATTTACGATAAAAACCATAGGAATACAGGCTAATTTTACCAGTGAAAAGCTTAATTTATATAAACTGAGGGATTTTCTTCCCTATAATTTTGAGATTATATATAATGTAAACGAAAAAAAAATTGAAGGTAGTGTTGAATTTGCAGATTTTACTCCAAACATGTTGATAAATGGGGCTTCTGCATGGACTCATGTTGCACCCTGGTTAACTGCAACGTGTTCAGGTTCAATACAATTTAATTATACTTTAGGGAATGATGTCCATTATAAAGTGTCTGTTAACGCTCTAACTCCTTTTCCTTGGGTGGATACTAGGGCTCAGATTAATATCTCTGGAATTGGATCCCAGATACATATCCAGGATATAACATTACATTCCAATAGGGGTACTATCAAGTATTCTGGAGATATAAATCTGCAAATGAAAAATATTACTGGAAATGTTACAATTCAAAAAGTCCTCAGTCCTACCAATATTCCTATCGATGGAACCTTTACCATTACTACACAGGGATCGGATTACTATATTTTTGGCGAATCCTTAACGCTCGGAGAAGCTCAATTTTCTGCTGTAGATGCTCATATCAATCAGAATGGCAAATACTATACCTGGGATATTTCGGCTCTTCATTTTATCGATGAAACATCCTACGAAAATGTACGGGTTGCGAGAATATTCTCTGATGGTATTTTTGATCCTTCAGATTTTTTATTTCAGGGTACTTTTAAAATTGATGGTTTAGAACTATCAGTTATATATAACGATATTGTACAAGCTTTTATTGGTAGTTTACCACAGATTTCCAAAGAAAGCTTAGAGCCATGGGCTGCTACAACAGAATTATTTGTAACTTATAATGGCAAACATATTTCTTACTCATCCCCACGACTTATTCTTTATAATCAAAACGACAATATGGCTGCTATTATCGCCTCTATTGCCGGGACTGAACACCAAATTAATATTCAAAATGGACAAATTTTGTTAAAGCAATTGCAGTTGTATTTTAACAGTAACCTAGACTTTACAGATATCAATTCAATTAAAATTGATACAAACCTAACCTATGAAAAAGTAGTCTATTCGGTATTGATTGAGGTATTAGACCTAAATACCATTACATTACAGGGTTCTTATGGTCTAACAGGGTCTTTTATACGTATTACCGATGGTTCGTGGTCTGGATTTTGCAAATCTGATACCATTCCAATTCCTATAGAATCATACCGGATGCTGCTGTCTTTTGATATAGACTTTAAATTTCTTGATCCAAAACAGTGGAATTTACAATTACATAAGTTGGTCCTCTCAGATATACCCAATTTTAACAAACAACCTTTTTCAGTAAGTTGCACCGGGGAAGCTAATCCTCAAGGGATCCAACTTCAAAATGTTACATATCAAGATAGTGGTGGTATATTATCGGGAATATTTACAGCATCATGGGAACACAATTTTACCAACATTGTTATAATATCTCGTCTATCGGATATACAAAATAGTGAGCGGTATGAAATTACTCTAAAAGGCTTAGCTTCTGGTGAATTGGAAGGGCGTTTTTATGTTTCGCGAGCAAATTTAAATCGATTTTACGTAACCTCTTTTAACCCAATCTTCACCGGTGAACTACGGTTTATTTGGAGTTCCATAGATAATTTCAGTATAGATTGGAAAATTGCCTCTTTAAAAGCACGACTGTTTGATCAGGATACTCTTGTTTCATCTTCTGGATCTTTAAGTCCCGAGGGGTTAGAAATATCTAATACAACTATTGCCTATGGGGATTTACAAGTTGATATTAATAATCTTGAACTTAACAGAATACAAAAGACCTTAAGTATGAACTCTCGTATAAGAGGTATTTTATTATCCCGATCAATAGATATTTATAATAAGGTGGATTTACATTTTTCTGACGTGCCCACAGTACAAGCATTATTGCAACAACCATTGCAACCCTTATCTTATGAGGGGTCGATAGTCGTTACACAGGGTTTTTATGATCGTTGGCATATCGATCAGCCAATTCCCTTAGCAGTAACTGCTCAAGGTGGGGCTTTTTCATTTCGAGGCGGACAAAATAATGCAATACGAGCTGAATTAGGTACCGATGGCGCATTTTATCTCGCCTTTTCACAGCCTTTACCATTACGAGGAGCTATAACTGGCTCATTAAACAAGGGGATGATTGATGCAAAAACTAATAAATTATATGTAGATGTGAGCGCCCTTTGGGGATTACTGCCTAAGAACTTTCCACTTCAGATAACTAGTGGTTTTGCAACGGTTACAGTAGATATAAAAGGGCCAATTACTGATCCCTTATTATATGGTACTGCCTCAGCATCGAGTGTTCGCATGGCAATACCTGATTGGATTCAAGAAGAATTGGGGCCTACGGATGTAACCATCACCTTTCAAGATACTAGTATGAATTTCACACCCGTCCTTTTACCTGTTGGTAAAGGAAAAGCATCAGTAAAGGGATCGATGATTTTTGAACGCTGGTTACCGAGTAATTATTTCTTTCAGATTGCCGTAAAAGAGCCGGAAGCAATCTTGTTTAAAACGGATCTTTTGGGTATTAAAGCCAAAGGTAAAACCTGGGGAATTCTTGATATAAAGTCTGAAGATGGGCTGTTTTCTGTGACAGGTGATCTAGCAGTTTCTGAAACTCTTATTATGTACTCAGGGAATCAGTCTACTGAAAACTTGGATATCGCTAGTCCCTTTGCAATCGAATCTTTGATTACATTAAGAACTGGCAAAAAAGTAGAATTTATATGGCCAAATACCAATTTCCCAATACTTCGCGCCTATAGTGATTTAGGTTCAATAATCCAAATTAAAAGCAATTCAGAAACAAGAAAATATTCTGTTAAAGGAAATGTAAACTTAAGGGGAGGTGAAGTTTTTTATTTCCAACGTAGTTTTTATATACGTAGTGGTCAACTTACATTTAATGAAAATGAAATCCGTTTTGATCCTCGTGTAGCTCTTCGAGCAGAAATAAGAGATAGACTTAACAGCAGTCCAGTCATAATTTCATTAATCATTGATAATGCACCCTTAAGTAACTTTTCACCTCGCTTTTTATCAGATCCACCCCTATCTCAGGTTGATATTTTTGCCTTGTTAGGTCAAAATGTGACTGGTACTTCTATTAATAATCAAGAGAAAAGCTTCCAAGATGCGGTTCTTAATGCCTCATCGGATGTTATTGCTCAATTTAACGTGGTACGTTCCTTTGAGCAGGATATACGTGAATCTTTAAATCTAGATATGTTTTCAATTAGAACCCAAATTCTTCAAAACACTATTTTACAGGCCTCAGGACTCGTAGACAGGCCTGTTGACAGGACAAGCAGCCTAGGCAACTATTTTGATAATACTACATTATATGTAGGAAAATACTTTGGACCTGATTTTTTTGTTCATTCTATGGTATCTTTACGGTATAATTCAGATAATGAAAATACGTTACTAGGGGGATTAACAATAGAACCGGAAATTGGAGCTGAGTTACGCAGTCCCTTGTTTACAATAAATTGGAATTTTGTACCCAAAGAGGGGGATCGTTTGTTTATAAACAGCCAGTCAGTTACTATAAGTTGGAAATGGTCATTTTAA
- the bamA gene encoding outer membrane protein assembly factor BamA — translation MRKQIIVVLLTILAMFAFGQQTEDWYVGKPIKNITFEGLRHVKTTELEGITDPYIGRIFTDALFWELQGRLYALEYFDMISPSAIPVDQTGSAVILKFKVKEKPVISRIDFEGNNGIRRNELLDVISTKTDDVVSQIKIRADEQAIKNKYLEKGFPDVKVSSHTSEGKDATVKLTFTIDEGEKIALESIQFEGNTVFSERTLRSVLSLKTKSLLNDGAFQEAKLLADQQALVQYYQDRGYIDARIIDTVRQIRKDEQNRNLMSITFKIFEGKAYTLGTIEFEGNKIFPTSQLEKLIYSKKGQVVSIKKLEADLQRVADLYYENGYIFNTISRKEIRDENTGTISYKVSIIERTRAHIENIIIRGNKKTKESVILREIPLEPGDIFSKTKVMDGLRNLYNLQYFSAITPETPPGSADNLMNLVFNVEEQPTADIQFGLTFSGSSDPNAFPISGLIKLNDRNFMGNGDQASFELNGSPDTQSVSLSYSKRWLFGLPLSGSFDLSLSHAQKTALMDNFAPYFNGDESYAFPDGFESYEDYIDANKVAPKSYQMKYDQWKISLGFSTGYRFSTLAGILGVGGGMRIGLVQNTYDSDLYRPFDPVLRELNNKWTPSNVLWGTVSLDQRDIYYDPSKGYYAMQRLGIYGILPIEQEHYLRTDTKAEVFTTLFALPVSDSFTFKTVFGIHSGLSFILPQQFNQEPVVQDSNKLVIDGMFTARGWYSMRYSYGLALWENWAELRIPLAANILAWDWFIDAAAVKDDWYALMNDLSIEDFRFSLGGGLRFTIPQFPFRFSLAKRFQVVDNKIQWIDGGIGSWGLDFVISFALSTY, via the coding sequence ATGCGTAAACAAATCATTGTAGTATTACTCACCATCTTGGCCATGTTTGCTTTTGGTCAACAGACCGAAGATTGGTATGTAGGAAAACCTATAAAAAACATCACCTTTGAAGGGCTTAGACATGTAAAAACTACTGAATTAGAGGGTATTACCGACCCCTATATTGGAAGAATTTTCACTGATGCGTTGTTTTGGGAATTACAAGGTCGCTTATATGCACTAGAATACTTTGATATGATTTCCCCAAGTGCTATACCAGTCGATCAGACTGGTTCTGCAGTCATTTTAAAATTCAAAGTTAAGGAAAAGCCGGTTATTAGTCGCATAGATTTTGAAGGTAACAATGGTATTCGGCGAAATGAATTGCTAGATGTTATATCGACAAAAACAGATGATGTTGTCAGTCAAATAAAAATTAGAGCTGATGAACAGGCTATTAAAAATAAATATCTAGAAAAAGGATTTCCTGATGTAAAAGTTTCTAGTCATACAAGTGAAGGAAAGGATGCAACGGTAAAATTAACCTTTACCATTGATGAAGGTGAAAAAATCGCTCTTGAATCTATCCAATTCGAAGGGAATACGGTCTTTTCTGAACGAACGCTCAGAAGTGTTCTTTCGTTAAAAACAAAATCCCTTTTAAATGATGGTGCATTTCAAGAAGCAAAACTTCTAGCAGATCAACAGGCCCTTGTACAATATTATCAAGACCGTGGTTATATTGATGCACGGATTATCGATACGGTTCGCCAGATTCGTAAGGATGAACAGAACCGAAACCTTATGAGTATTACCTTTAAGATCTTTGAAGGGAAGGCTTATACCTTAGGTACGATAGAGTTTGAAGGGAATAAGATATTTCCAACAAGCCAATTGGAGAAACTCATTTATTCAAAAAAAGGTCAAGTCGTAAGTATTAAAAAGCTAGAAGCAGATTTACAGCGGGTTGCAGATCTTTATTATGAAAATGGCTATATATTTAATACGATAAGTAGAAAGGAAATTCGTGATGAGAATACTGGCACTATTTCTTATAAAGTAAGTATTATTGAACGAACTCGAGCACATATAGAGAATATCATTATTAGAGGAAATAAAAAAACCAAAGAGTCAGTTATATTGCGAGAGATTCCCCTTGAACCTGGTGATATCTTTTCTAAAACAAAAGTTATGGATGGGCTTCGCAACCTCTATAATTTACAATATTTTTCTGCAATTACTCCCGAAACACCTCCAGGTAGTGCGGATAACCTGATGAATCTGGTATTCAATGTCGAAGAACAGCCTACCGCGGATATACAATTTGGGCTTACTTTTTCTGGATCCTCAGACCCTAATGCCTTTCCCATTTCTGGCTTGATTAAGCTCAATGATCGCAATTTTATGGGTAACGGCGACCAGGCAAGTTTTGAGCTTAATGGATCACCGGATACTCAAAGTGTTTCTCTTTCTTATTCAAAACGTTGGCTCTTTGGATTACCTCTTTCTGGAAGTTTTGACTTGAGTCTTAGTCATGCTCAGAAGACCGCTCTCATGGATAATTTCGCTCCCTATTTTAATGGTGATGAATCCTATGCATTTCCCGATGGTTTTGAATCTTATGAAGACTATATAGACGCTAATAAAGTAGCTCCAAAAAGTTATCAAATGAAATATGACCAATGGAAAATTTCTCTAGGATTCTCTACGGGTTATCGTTTTAGTACCCTTGCTGGAATCCTTGGTGTTGGTGGCGGTATGCGTATTGGCTTGGTGCAAAATACCTATGATAGTGACTTATATCGCCCCTTTGATCCTGTATTACGGGAGTTGAATAATAAATGGACTCCGTCGAATGTACTATGGGGGACGGTATCCCTTGACCAGCGAGATATTTATTATGACCCTTCAAAGGGGTATTATGCAATGCAGCGCCTTGGCATATATGGCATTTTACCTATAGAACAGGAACATTATCTTCGTACCGATACCAAAGCCGAGGTCTTTACCACATTGTTTGCTCTTCCTGTTTCAGATTCCTTTACCTTTAAGACTGTCTTCGGTATTCACTCTGGATTGTCCTTCATTTTACCGCAACAGTTTAATCAAGAACCGGTTGTTCAGGATTCTAATAAATTAGTTATTGATGGAATGTTTACTGCCCGTGGTTGGTATAGTATGAGGTACAGCTATGGCTTAGCCCTTTGGGAAAACTGGGCAGAACTTCGGATTCCCCTTGCGGCAAATATACTTGCCTGGGACTGGTTTATAGATGCGGCGGCGGTTAAAGATGATTGGTATGCATTGATGAACGACCTTTCCATCGAAGATTTCCGTTTTAGTTTAGGTGGTGGACTTCGCTTTACTATTCCCCAATTTCCCTTCCGTTTTAGTTTAGCAAAGCGTTTCCAAGTCGTAGATAATAAGATCCAATGGATTGACGGTGGTATTGGCAGTTGGGGACTCGATTTTGTAATTTCCTTTGCCCTATCAACCTATTAA
- a CDS encoding OmpH family outer membrane protein: MEKKHILPCVVLLLIATMGVSAQQLTRFAVVDLPKIYTVFFKDSKAVRDFEERSARVQADIDKMNNEIQTLQKNRLDAVNAGDQQKVLSLDNEIYKKTEYLKEYYRIKTAELEEQRKKLTQSDSFLKQVYDEIRIVAESDGYSMVLNLKESSGILWYSPTVDITDKVINNLLTKAGR; the protein is encoded by the coding sequence ATGGAAAAAAAACATATTTTACCATGTGTTGTCTTGTTGTTAATAGCAACAATGGGGGTCTCAGCTCAGCAATTAACACGGTTTGCTGTGGTGGATCTTCCTAAAATTTATACTGTTTTTTTTAAAGATTCCAAAGCGGTTCGAGACTTTGAAGAACGAAGTGCCCGTGTACAGGCTGACATTGATAAAATGAATAATGAAATACAGACTCTGCAAAAAAATCGTTTAGATGCAGTTAATGCCGGTGATCAGCAAAAAGTTCTGTCCCTCGATAACGAAATTTATAAGAAAACAGAATATCTTAAAGAGTATTATCGTATTAAAACCGCTGAGCTCGAAGAGCAACGAAAAAAACTAACCCAATCGGATAGCTTTTTAAAACAGGTTTACGATGAAATTCGAATTGTTGCAGAAAGTGATGGCTATAGCATGGTGTTAAATCTTAAAGAGTCAAGTGGTATCCTTTGGTACAGCCCTACGGTAGATATAACCGATAAGGTTATCAATAACCTTCTCACCAAGGCTGGCCGATAG
- a CDS encoding STAS domain-containing protein — protein sequence MAEALYYKEENQRLYLKGEGHITAILCADLRELIFNRFEQGHPLEAFYIDLSACDYMDSTFMGLLVGFNKRMLKLMKKRITIVCPSSTAKGLMEGLGLTSLVDILEDPVPFPKDMININQTKTANVDLLLHSHENLMELSEENKKKFAALHSVLKNQKEQEP from the coding sequence GTGGCAGAAGCGTTATACTACAAAGAGGAAAATCAGCGCCTCTATCTCAAGGGCGAAGGACATATTACGGCTATACTCTGTGCAGACCTTAGAGAATTAATATTTAACCGCTTTGAACAGGGACACCCTTTAGAAGCCTTTTATATAGATCTTTCTGCATGTGATTATATGGATTCCACATTCATGGGACTCCTTGTAGGGTTTAATAAACGGATGCTTAAGTTAATGAAAAAGCGGATTACCATTGTGTGCCCCTCTTCCACTGCAAAGGGGTTAATGGAAGGGTTAGGCCTGACTTCTTTGGTAGATATTCTTGAAGATCCGGTACCCTTCCCAAAAGATATGATAAACATAAACCAAACAAAAACTGCTAATGTAGATTTGTTATTACACAGCCATGAAAATCTCATGGAACTCTCAGAAGAGAACAAGAAAAAATTTGCGGCCCTCCACTCGGTGCTAAAAAATCAGAAAGAACAGGAACCATAA
- the mutS gene encoding DNA mismatch repair protein MutS, protein MAESSPMIEQYRRIKKEYREMVLFFRLGDFYEMFAEDALEVSSLLNLTLTSRNGLPMCGVPYHASRSYIARLLRLGKKIAICEQLTEPGRGRGLIERQVVEVITPGTTVDDDFLEKGAANYLAALAQYGTFFSFAYIDISTADFWATSFPSEGAEERIRREIERVQPKEIIVQESLLESHRYVQESILERPGLVVNRWADWLFDLDRSRKRLEQQFGTANLKAFNLLDKSPEIISAGVLLVYIDDTARSVLPHLKQLHRYGDEEFVGIDEASQKNLELVRNMRDGDVHFSLVEVMDHTKTSMGRRLLYWRILHPIRNVMAIEKRLSMVEMLYHRQDLLSKIREYLSHASDLERLASRLAMDKAHGKDLVALRTSLSVFENLSQLLKECQIPSEYGDAPDNTALQKLIALKNELEQAILDDPSILLTEGNLIRPGYSKELDELQNLKNNGRQMLEAYLEEERQITGINTLKIKYNRLIGYYFEVTKSNLSLVPPHFIRRQGVVGGERYTTDRLAALEAEINGASDRIIELEKKLFLEIRQRAKTLINELGAAGRRMAELDVCQSLARAATAYGWTRPQVTYEQKLHIIEGRHPVVEAHLPRGEFIPNDIILDTKGIAFALITGPNMAGKSTYLRQTALITLMAQIGSFVPAREAHIGIVDKIFCRVGASDNVARGESTFLVEMNETANILHGATTQSLVIMDEVGRGTGTNDGLSIAWAVCEELLEHIQCRTLFATHYHELSRIEHPRLANRSMEVLEQDGRILFLRKLKEGATEESYGLFVAQLAGLPERVLTRAAQIMDRLRRQESELKIQLATMTLPLPETLQKSSAEPPSPDNNVTIIKELLNLDLDRITPLEALARLYTWKENLVSASNRPKKQKAASRSLFGEDL, encoded by the coding sequence ATGGCAGAATCTAGTCCTATGATTGAACAATATCGCCGTATCAAAAAAGAGTACCGAGAAATGGTGCTTTTTTTCAGACTTGGCGATTTTTATGAGATGTTTGCCGAGGATGCTCTAGAAGTATCCTCCCTGCTCAATTTAACCCTTACAAGCCGTAATGGATTACCTATGTGTGGTGTGCCCTACCATGCCTCTCGCAGTTATATTGCACGACTACTTAGATTGGGAAAAAAAATCGCTATCTGTGAACAACTTACAGAACCTGGCCGTGGCAGAGGGCTTATTGAACGTCAAGTTGTAGAGGTAATTACACCTGGTACTACCGTAGATGATGACTTTCTCGAAAAAGGAGCTGCCAATTATCTCGCGGCCCTTGCTCAATATGGTACTTTTTTTTCTTTTGCTTATATCGATATATCTACTGCAGATTTTTGGGCTACATCATTCCCATCTGAAGGTGCCGAAGAACGGATACGTCGTGAAATTGAACGGGTACAGCCTAAGGAAATAATTGTTCAGGAATCCCTGCTTGAATCTCACCGGTATGTACAGGAATCAATTCTTGAACGTCCTGGATTAGTGGTAAACCGATGGGCCGATTGGCTCTTTGACCTGGACCGAAGCCGAAAACGGCTAGAACAACAGTTTGGAACTGCAAATCTTAAGGCATTTAATCTCCTGGACAAGTCTCCTGAAATTATCTCCGCTGGTGTACTTCTCGTATATATTGATGATACAGCTCGAAGTGTGTTACCCCATCTTAAACAGCTGCATCGATATGGTGATGAAGAATTTGTTGGTATTGATGAGGCCTCCCAGAAAAACCTAGAATTGGTACGGAATATGCGGGATGGGGACGTGCATTTTTCGCTTGTTGAAGTCATGGACCATACAAAGACCTCCATGGGTCGTAGGCTTCTATATTGGCGAATCCTACATCCTATTCGAAATGTAATGGCTATAGAAAAGCGACTTTCAATGGTCGAGATGCTCTATCATCGTCAAGATCTCCTATCTAAAATTAGGGAATACCTTAGTCATGCCTCAGATCTAGAACGACTTGCTTCGCGGCTTGCTATGGACAAGGCCCATGGTAAAGATTTAGTAGCCCTCCGTACTTCTTTATCAGTATTTGAGAACTTGTCCCAATTATTAAAGGAGTGTCAGATCCCAAGTGAATATGGGGATGCTCCTGATAACACAGCACTGCAGAAACTGATAGCTCTTAAGAATGAATTGGAGCAGGCTATCCTCGATGACCCATCAATTCTTCTTACCGAAGGGAATCTTATCAGGCCAGGCTACAGTAAGGAGCTTGATGAGCTGCAAAACCTTAAAAATAATGGACGCCAGATGCTTGAAGCCTACCTAGAAGAAGAGCGGCAGATTACCGGCATTAACACCTTAAAAATAAAATATAACCGTCTTATTGGTTATTATTTTGAAGTAACAAAATCTAATCTTTCCCTTGTACCACCCCATTTTATTCGTCGACAGGGTGTTGTGGGGGGGGAACGATACACCACTGACCGTCTTGCAGCTCTGGAGGCCGAAATTAATGGTGCGTCTGACCGTATTATCGAGCTGGAAAAAAAACTTTTTCTCGAAATTCGCCAGCGTGCAAAAACATTGATAAATGAGTTAGGTGCTGCAGGTCGAAGAATGGCTGAGCTTGACGTATGTCAAAGCTTAGCTCGAGCTGCCACTGCCTATGGTTGGACTCGACCTCAGGTCACCTATGAACAAAAACTTCATATTATCGAGGGGCGTCATCCAGTGGTTGAGGCACATCTGCCCCGAGGCGAATTTATTCCCAATGACATCATATTGGATACGAAAGGAATCGCCTTTGCTCTTATAACCGGTCCTAACATGGCTGGTAAATCTACCTATCTTCGGCAGACCGCCCTGATTACTCTAATGGCCCAGATAGGCAGTTTTGTACCAGCCCGAGAAGCTCACATCGGTATTGTAGATAAAATATTCTGTAGGGTTGGAGCTTCGGATAATGTAGCCCGGGGTGAATCTACTTTCCTGGTAGAAATGAATGAAACCGCTAATATCCTTCATGGAGCAACCACTCAGAGTCTTGTTATTATGGATGAAGTAGGCCGTGGTACGGGCACAAATGACGGTCTTTCTATTGCTTGGGCAGTATGTGAAGAACTACTAGAACATATTCAGTGTAGAACCCTCTTTGCCACTCATTACCATGAACTTTCCCGGATTGAGCATCCACGGCTTGCCAATCGTTCAATGGAAGTTCTAGAACAGGATGGTAGGATTTTGTTTCTCAGAAAGCTAAAAGAGGGGGCTACTGAAGAATCTTATGGTCTTTTTGTTGCTCAGCTAGCAGGTCTTCCTGAACGGGTCCTTACAAGGGCTGCCCAGATTATGGATCGACTTCGTCGACAGGAGAGTGAATTAAAAATTCAGCTAGCGACTATGACCTTACCACTACCAGAAACCCTTCAGAAATCGTCAGCCGAACCCCCAAGTCCCGATAACAATGTGACAATTATCAAAGAGCTTCTTAATCTCGATCTTGACCGTATAACGCCCCTCGAAGCGTTGGCCCGTCTATATACTTGGAAAGAAAACCTAGTATCTGCTTCCAATAGACCAAAAAAACAAAAAGCAGCCAGCCGCTCACTCTTCGGAGAGGATCTGTGA